A genomic stretch from Glaciecola nitratireducens FR1064 includes:
- the aroK gene encoding shikimate kinase AroK: MAEKRNIFLVGPMGAGKSTIGRHLADELHLDFYDSDQEIEKRTGADIAWIFDLEGEDGFRKREEDIINDLTDKQGIVLATGGGSIVSKNVRNRLSARGIVVYLQTTIDKQVARTQRDKRRPLLQNDDPEQVLRDLADERNPLYAEVADYVVETDDQSARAVANQIIGKIGL, from the coding sequence ATGGCTGAAAAACGTAATATATTTCTTGTTGGCCCAATGGGAGCAGGAAAGAGCACTATCGGTAGGCATCTTGCAGACGAACTCCACCTCGATTTTTACGATTCTGATCAAGAAATAGAGAAGCGCACAGGTGCTGATATTGCTTGGATTTTTGATCTTGAAGGTGAGGACGGATTCCGCAAACGTGAAGAAGACATCATCAACGATCTTACCGATAAACAAGGTATCGTACTAGCAACCGGCGGTGGTTCTATTGTATCGAAAAATGTGCGAAATAGACTTTCGGCACGTGGGATCGTAGTTTATTTACAAACCACCATCGATAAGCAAGTTGCAAGAACACAACGCGACAAGCGCCGCCCTCTGCTGCAAAACGATGATCCAGAGCAGGTATTGAGAGATTTAGCTGACGAACGCAATCCTTTATACGCAGAAGTAGCGGATTACGTAGTTGAAACGGACGACCAAAGCGCACGCGCTGTAGCAAACCAAATTATCGGCAAAATCGGTTTGTAG
- a CDS encoding type IV pilus secretin PilQ, with product MSNKYIFNKRLNSNRPHWALIIAFVLAIVSLGAVAQEPGNLIDLVDPQGEASLGSSSTLNSIDFNRSAKTGNVLIGFEGNVPSVTIVEAKGFVTLTMKETMLAEDQYVEVDVSQFGTAVQSIETFQDDNEAKVEVRYTGLVKIQKMEVDGIVTIAVTPLSKEEVQQSKNTTYEGKPISLDFQDVPVRQVLQIIAQVNGFNLVTTDTVNGNVTISLSGVPWDQALDMILKIRGLDKRLEGNILLIAPTEELTARETQQLQSKQQVQNLAELKSANIEINYAKADEIAVILKTSDGGILSTRGNVTVDTRTNTILIRDTQESIDEARRVINALDIPVKQVLIESRMVTVRDNVDEQLGVRWGFTGAGDNNSVSGSIIGADTAGQGVVPDIGDRLNVNLPVSSAAGSIGFQIANLLDGNILDLELSALEAENKGEIIASPRITVANQQEAYIEQGTEIPFVQATSSGATSVEFKKAVLSLKVTPHITPDNRIILNLVVTQDTRGDTVSTSTGPAVAIDTQEISTQVLVENGETIVLGGIFQQVSTNDVTKVPLLGDIPYFGNLFKTTSTIEQKRELLIFVTPKIIEEGF from the coding sequence ATGTCTAATAAATATATTTTTAACAAACGCTTAAACAGCAATAGACCTCACTGGGCCTTAATAATTGCGTTCGTGCTAGCCATTGTCAGCTTAGGCGCTGTTGCGCAAGAACCTGGAAACTTGATCGATTTAGTTGACCCACAAGGCGAAGCAAGCCTAGGAAGTTCAAGCACATTGAACAGCATCGATTTTAATCGCTCTGCAAAAACCGGCAATGTGCTTATTGGTTTTGAAGGCAATGTTCCTTCCGTTACGATCGTAGAGGCAAAAGGCTTTGTGACGTTAACGATGAAAGAAACCATGCTAGCCGAGGACCAGTATGTTGAAGTTGACGTGAGTCAATTTGGTACAGCAGTGCAAAGCATAGAAACTTTTCAAGACGACAACGAAGCTAAAGTCGAAGTTCGTTATACTGGCTTAGTAAAGATTCAAAAAATGGAAGTTGACGGCATTGTTACTATTGCAGTAACACCGCTAAGCAAAGAAGAAGTTCAGCAGTCTAAAAATACGACTTATGAAGGAAAGCCTATTTCTCTCGACTTCCAAGACGTGCCAGTGCGTCAAGTGTTGCAAATTATTGCACAGGTCAATGGTTTTAACTTGGTAACTACTGACACGGTGAACGGTAATGTCACTATCAGTTTATCCGGTGTTCCTTGGGACCAGGCGCTCGATATGATTTTAAAAATTCGAGGCTTAGACAAGCGTTTGGAAGGCAATATCCTGCTTATCGCACCAACTGAAGAATTAACTGCCCGTGAAACACAGCAGCTTCAATCAAAGCAACAAGTGCAGAATCTTGCAGAATTGAAATCAGCGAATATTGAAATTAACTACGCGAAAGCAGACGAAATTGCGGTTATCCTTAAAACAAGTGATGGCGGTATACTTTCTACTCGCGGTAATGTGACGGTTGATACTCGTACAAACACTATATTAATCCGAGATACTCAAGAAAGTATTGATGAAGCAAGACGCGTAATCAATGCCCTAGACATTCCTGTAAAGCAAGTACTTATAGAGTCTCGCATGGTCACCGTTCGTGATAATGTGGATGAGCAACTAGGTGTACGCTGGGGCTTTACCGGTGCTGGTGACAACAACTCTGTTTCAGGTTCAATTATTGGTGCCGATACTGCTGGCCAAGGCGTGGTTCCTGATATTGGCGACAGACTTAACGTTAACTTACCAGTATCAAGCGCAGCCGGCAGCATTGGCTTTCAGATAGCAAATTTATTAGATGGTAATATCCTTGACCTTGAGTTAAGTGCACTAGAAGCAGAGAATAAAGGTGAAATTATTGCTAGCCCACGTATTACTGTGGCCAACCAACAAGAAGCATACATTGAACAAGGTACGGAAATTCCGTTCGTACAAGCAACATCCAGCGGCGCAACGTCAGTAGAGTTTAAAAAGGCAGTATTGAGCTTAAAAGTAACGCCGCACATTACACCTGACAATAGAATTATATTGAACTTGGTGGTTACTCAAGATACACGTGGTGATACAGTTTCGACATCAACAGGTCCAGCAGTAGCGATTGATACTCAAGAAATTAGCACTCAAGTATTGGTTGAAAATGGCGAAACAATTGTCCTTGGCGGAATATTCCAACAAGTGAGTACGAATGATGTGACTAAAGTACCACTCTTAGGTGATATTCCTTACTTCGGTAATTTGTTCAAAACAACCTCAACAATTGAACAAAAACGTGAGTTGCTGATATTTGTAACGCCAAAAATTATTGAAGAAGGCTTTTAA
- a CDS encoding pilus assembly protein PilP: MINASNKYLILATCVGLSACNAQIDDLIAYTDSVKANTSINIDEYPEFKQLQPVNYTASNMRSPFQRLQQRNEAATSVTVQTANCSQPNRQRAKQKLESYGIDALQMAGVFDTGGQKWVLIKANDGTLHKAKRGQYIGLFFGKIINITDKEVVIEEMLPDGAGCWKTKTATLTMSSVAGENDNV, translated from the coding sequence ATGATAAATGCGTCGAATAAGTATCTTATCCTTGCTACTTGTGTTGGTTTGTCAGCTTGCAATGCGCAAATTGATGATTTAATTGCATACACCGACAGCGTTAAGGCAAACACCAGCATCAACATAGATGAATACCCTGAATTTAAGCAGTTGCAGCCTGTTAACTACACAGCCAGCAATATGCGCAGTCCTTTTCAAAGGCTGCAGCAAAGAAATGAAGCAGCAACAAGCGTGACGGTGCAGACAGCTAACTGCAGTCAGCCAAACCGTCAACGAGCGAAACAAAAATTAGAATCTTACGGTATTGATGCACTGCAGATGGCAGGTGTCTTTGACACTGGCGGTCAAAAGTGGGTTCTTATAAAAGCCAATGATGGCACTTTACACAAGGCGAAACGAGGCCAATACATCGGTCTATTTTTCGGCAAAATTATTAACATAACGGATAAAGAAGTGGTTATTGAAGAAATGTTACCTGACGGAGCTGGTTGTTGGAAAACTAAAACCGCCACATTAACCATGTCATCAGTAGCTGGGGAAAATGATAATGTCTAA
- a CDS encoding type 4a pilus biogenesis protein PilO, giving the protein MAFDFSKLKEINDLDFEQVAIWPKEIKTVVAIFCVVVVGAICYYAIISGKLPQLDASKSKESELRTTFESKYRIAVNLDAYEKQLVRMKSDFSSMLKTLPTSNETPGLLDDITYVGTDAGLSFKLLNWQQENPKEFYTELPIQLEVSGTYHEFGSFTSNIANLPRIVTLHDFDITSNKGVLNLKMQAKTYRAAITQADIAIEEQK; this is encoded by the coding sequence ATGGCCTTTGATTTTTCTAAATTAAAAGAAATAAACGATCTTGATTTTGAACAAGTTGCCATTTGGCCGAAAGAAATCAAAACCGTGGTTGCTATATTTTGCGTCGTCGTCGTCGGTGCTATTTGTTATTACGCCATCATTAGCGGCAAATTACCGCAGCTGGACGCATCTAAAAGCAAAGAAAGTGAGCTTAGAACAACCTTTGAATCGAAGTATCGGATTGCAGTTAATTTGGACGCATACGAAAAGCAGCTTGTGAGAATGAAGAGTGATTTCTCATCAATGTTGAAGACTTTGCCAACTAGCAATGAAACACCAGGACTGTTGGACGATATTACGTATGTCGGCACTGATGCGGGTTTGTCATTCAAGTTACTTAATTGGCAGCAAGAAAATCCGAAAGAATTTTATACTGAGTTGCCTATACAACTCGAAGTTTCCGGAACTTATCACGAATTCGGCTCATTTACGTCTAACATCGCCAATCTCCCAAGGATTGTGACGCTACATGACTTTGATATTACAAGTAACAAAGGGGTACTTAATTTAAAGATGCAGGCAAAAACTTATCGTGCTGCGATTACTCAGGCCGATATAGCAATTGAGGAGCAAAAATAA
- a CDS encoding PilN domain-containing protein — protein sequence MAHVNLLPWREAQRQRHKKQYIGSLVVISILVLAVFWILGEVIEQQIRNQNSRNNYLEQQIGVLDTQIERIKDIRSSKAEIAQRMALIEQLQVSKNVSPIVFDELARIVPAGVSFEKLSRSGNLIEIVGISESNNRLSSFMRNLEQSDVFTSGILSSITADVSTSNAVSDFKLTFSITPKVAPVQNAETDEEGNR from the coding sequence ATGGCACATGTAAACTTACTTCCATGGCGTGAAGCCCAACGTCAGCGCCATAAGAAACAGTATATTGGTTCATTGGTAGTTATTTCGATTCTTGTGCTGGCTGTGTTTTGGATACTCGGCGAAGTTATTGAACAGCAAATTCGTAATCAGAACTCAAGAAACAACTACCTTGAACAACAGATCGGCGTGTTAGATACACAAATTGAGCGTATTAAAGATATTCGTAGTTCAAAAGCTGAGATCGCTCAACGCATGGCGCTTATTGAGCAGCTGCAAGTAAGCAAGAACGTATCGCCAATCGTGTTTGATGAATTAGCACGAATTGTACCTGCAGGTGTTTCATTTGAGAAATTGTCTCGTAGCGGCAACTTAATCGAAATTGTTGGTATTAGCGAATCAAATAATCGCCTGTCCTCATTCATGCGAAATCTTGAGCAGTCGGATGTATTTACTAGCGGCATATTGTCCTCAATTACTGCAGACGTGAGCACTTCGAATGCAGTGAGTGACTTTAAATTAACATTCTCTATTACGCCGAAAGTTGCTCCGGTTCAAAATGCAGAAACGGATGAAGAGGGGAATCGATAA
- the pilM gene encoding type IV pilus biogenesis protein PilM has protein sequence MKPLFKKKAQSIIGLDIGTKYVKAVCLDVSGSVAKVNAFACEPIIGAAFNEREIKDFDAVSKALAKVKHNLKAKNKNVAIAVAGASVLSKVVFMEPNQTDFELESQIEIEADSLIPYPLEEVYLDFEELGESKTHGGKVEVLLSAAHKDMIDSRITVVREAPFEPVVMDIEGYALGNALIHFATHKKDKPTCCINVGASLLQVCFVEDGEVIYSKEHNFGMNKFVQDLAVIHSLDIQEVENQIADGSAPESWFKDTLPMFLSALQQQIQRALQMYASTTHKQQPDKILISGGAGSLPMVVEELAKDLGIEVEAFNPFLNLTIAENVDADRLKKFAAQLAIAMGLASRSYSQWHM, from the coding sequence ATGAAACCGCTTTTTAAGAAAAAAGCCCAAAGTATTATCGGGCTAGACATCGGAACTAAATACGTCAAGGCTGTATGCCTAGATGTTAGCGGTTCTGTCGCCAAAGTAAATGCTTTCGCTTGCGAACCTATTATTGGTGCCGCATTTAATGAGCGTGAAATTAAAGATTTTGACGCTGTGAGCAAAGCATTAGCTAAGGTCAAGCATAATTTGAAGGCCAAAAACAAAAATGTCGCGATAGCCGTTGCCGGCGCATCCGTCTTAAGTAAAGTGGTTTTCATGGAGCCGAATCAAACTGATTTTGAATTGGAAAGTCAAATTGAAATCGAAGCAGATAGCTTAATTCCTTATCCTTTAGAAGAAGTGTACTTAGACTTTGAAGAATTGGGTGAAAGCAAAACTCATGGCGGAAAAGTTGAAGTGTTACTTAGCGCCGCTCATAAAGACATGATTGATAGTCGTATCACGGTAGTGAGAGAAGCGCCTTTCGAACCAGTCGTTATGGATATCGAAGGATACGCACTGGGTAACGCACTGATTCACTTTGCAACTCACAAAAAAGACAAGCCAACTTGCTGCATTAACGTCGGGGCAAGCTTACTTCAAGTATGCTTCGTTGAAGACGGTGAAGTTATTTACAGCAAAGAACACAACTTCGGTATGAATAAATTCGTACAAGATTTAGCGGTTATTCATTCGCTAGACATTCAAGAAGTTGAGAACCAAATTGCTGATGGTTCAGCACCAGAATCTTGGTTTAAAGATACGTTGCCTATGTTTTTATCCGCTCTGCAACAGCAAATTCAACGCGCATTACAAATGTATGCGTCAACGACTCATAAGCAGCAGCCTGACAAGATCTTAATATCAGGCGGCGCTGGTTCACTGCCAATGGTGGTTGAGGAATTAGCAAAAGACCTCGGGATTGAAGTTGAAGCGTTTAATCCGTTCTTAAATTTGACCATCGCTGAAAACGTTGACGCTGATAGACTGAAAAAGTTTGCTGCACAACTGGCGATTGCGATGGGCTTAGCAAGTAGGAGTTATTCGCAATGGCACATGTAA
- a CDS encoding penicillin-binding protein 1A yields MKLIKKLILLTTLGFFLGVISIIGMYFYLKPELPSVEVLREVKLQTPMRIFTQDGKLISQYGVKRRIPVSLEEVPEALVQALIATEDSRFYDHIGVDPIGVARAFLNLVTTGERGQGASTLTMQMARGFFLTREKKFSRKIRELFIALHMEQELSKDEILELYLNKVELGHRAFGFGAAAQVYYGKNLNQLDLAQIATLAGLPQAPSTLNPISRPERSKERRRIVLLRMLDEGYINRQQFDEAAQAPVTAKKHGAELALDAPYLADLIYNEMVEIYGKEIAETSGFNVYATASYDMQKAAQEAVIQNLHDYDERHGFRGPLAQLWEPLKRQAVTPSAASDSSEQSNVEPEETPAPFNENAWSVEKVTAYLDSVDEIKPLLPAVVMAVQQKTADVIIADGRMIRLTWDGLDWARPYISDQSQGDDPEYAADILAEGMLVYIRKRPQDDVWQLGQFPDATGALVALDPNDGAVKAVVGGYSFYQSQFNRATQAKRQVGSNIKPFVYAGAIESGYNLASIINDAPINQWDSSSGVAWRPQNSPAVYEGPIRMRVAMGMSKNVVSVRLLRGVGLDETVDYIARFGFDKDDIPRDETLSLGSGSHTPIEVVSGIAVLANGGFAVRPYFIERIENDLGELLWQAEPVYACNPCDTDTPSKQESAEDERDIEAMLAAEFGRQTTNTAVKAKVKQSAEQVISPQTAFLVTEMMRTAVKANGSWNNKTYWLGTGWRAKNLLQRDDIGGKTGTTNDSKDTWFSGFAGNLVATTWVGFDDASRQLGRASRNQNLVNKNPEKFNWIGNAVIGVEDGAKGAQPAWIRFMQDVLKDKPEVQKQIPEGIVRVRIDIKTGKLTKRTDHTAMFEYFKVGTEPTTYVTDDELSLPIDEENPEQPKDDDIF; encoded by the coding sequence GTGAAGTTAATAAAGAAGCTTATATTACTGACCACCCTAGGTTTTTTTCTAGGGGTCATTAGCATCATAGGTATGTATTTTTATCTCAAACCAGAGCTTCCTAGTGTGGAAGTGCTGCGAGAAGTAAAATTACAAACACCCATGCGTATATTTACCCAAGACGGTAAATTAATATCTCAATATGGGGTGAAAAGAAGGATACCGGTTTCTCTAGAGGAAGTCCCCGAGGCCTTGGTACAGGCTTTGATCGCAACCGAAGATAGCCGTTTCTACGACCATATTGGCGTCGATCCAATCGGCGTAGCGCGCGCCTTCTTAAATTTAGTCACTACGGGCGAACGAGGGCAGGGAGCAAGTACTTTAACGATGCAAATGGCGCGTGGTTTCTTCTTAACCAGGGAAAAGAAATTTAGCCGTAAAATTAGGGAGCTGTTCATTGCACTGCATATGGAGCAAGAATTAAGCAAAGATGAAATTCTTGAATTATATCTCAATAAAGTTGAATTAGGACACCGCGCCTTCGGTTTTGGCGCTGCCGCTCAAGTTTATTATGGGAAAAACTTAAATCAGTTAGATTTAGCCCAGATAGCAACGTTAGCAGGGCTACCGCAAGCACCATCGACACTAAATCCAATTAGTCGTCCCGAGCGCTCAAAAGAGCGTCGGCGCATCGTCTTGCTGCGTATGTTGGATGAGGGTTACATCAACAGGCAGCAATTTGATGAGGCTGCACAAGCACCCGTGACGGCGAAGAAGCACGGTGCCGAATTGGCGCTTGATGCTCCTTATTTGGCTGACCTTATCTATAACGAGATGGTAGAGATATACGGCAAAGAAATAGCAGAGACTAGCGGTTTCAATGTGTATGCAACGGCGAGTTATGACATGCAGAAAGCGGCGCAAGAAGCGGTTATCCAAAACCTACATGATTATGACGAAAGGCACGGATTTAGAGGCCCTCTTGCGCAGCTGTGGGAGCCACTCAAACGCCAGGCAGTAACACCGAGTGCTGCATCTGATAGTTCAGAACAATCTAATGTTGAACCCGAAGAAACGCCGGCTCCCTTCAATGAAAACGCCTGGTCAGTTGAAAAAGTGACAGCCTACCTCGACAGCGTCGATGAAATAAAACCATTGTTGCCAGCAGTGGTAATGGCAGTTCAACAAAAAACTGCAGACGTGATTATCGCAGACGGGCGAATGATTAGACTAACTTGGGACGGATTAGATTGGGCGAGGCCTTATATTAGCGATCAGTCGCAAGGTGATGACCCAGAATACGCTGCAGACATTCTTGCTGAAGGTATGCTGGTATATATCCGAAAGCGTCCTCAAGATGACGTTTGGCAATTAGGACAATTTCCCGATGCAACAGGAGCTTTGGTTGCACTTGATCCAAACGATGGCGCTGTAAAGGCTGTTGTAGGCGGGTACAGCTTTTACCAAAGTCAATTTAACCGAGCCACGCAGGCGAAACGTCAAGTGGGTTCAAACATTAAGCCCTTTGTGTACGCTGGCGCCATTGAAAGTGGCTATAATCTAGCAAGTATTATTAACGATGCTCCTATAAATCAATGGGATAGCTCATCGGGTGTTGCTTGGCGTCCACAAAATTCGCCTGCTGTTTATGAAGGACCAATACGGATGCGCGTCGCGATGGGCATGTCAAAAAACGTTGTGTCGGTTCGTTTGTTACGAGGAGTTGGTTTGGATGAGACGGTAGACTATATTGCCCGTTTTGGATTCGACAAAGACGACATACCAAGAGACGAAACCTTGTCCTTGGGATCAGGGTCGCATACGCCCATTGAAGTTGTTTCTGGGATTGCCGTTTTAGCCAACGGTGGTTTTGCCGTTCGCCCTTATTTTATTGAACGCATTGAGAATGATCTGGGTGAGTTATTGTGGCAGGCAGAGCCTGTTTATGCATGCAACCCATGTGATACTGACACACCTTCTAAACAAGAGTCTGCAGAAGATGAGCGAGACATAGAAGCGATGCTTGCCGCAGAGTTTGGCCGACAAACAACAAATACTGCGGTAAAAGCCAAAGTTAAACAATCTGCAGAACAAGTGATTAGTCCGCAAACTGCTTTCCTAGTTACTGAAATGATGCGCACTGCCGTGAAAGCTAACGGCAGTTGGAACAATAAAACCTACTGGTTGGGCACAGGGTGGCGCGCAAAGAACTTGCTGCAGCGAGACGACATAGGCGGTAAAACAGGAACGACAAACGATTCAAAAGATACTTGGTTTAGTGGCTTTGCTGGTAACTTAGTGGCAACAACATGGGTTGGATTTGATGATGCATCGCGTCAACTTGGTAGAGCGTCGAGAAATCAAAACTTAGTTAACAAAAATCCAGAGAAATTTAATTGGATTGGCAATGCTGTCATTGGTGTTGAAGATGGCGCTAAAGGAGCTCAACCCGCCTGGATCCGGTTTATGCAGGATGTGCTGAAGGATAAGCCTGAAGTGCAAAAGCAAATTCCAGAAGGTATTGTTCGAGTAAGAATTGATATTAAAACAGGTAAGCTAACGAAGCGAACAGACCATACTGCTATGTTTGAATACTTCAAAGTTGGAACTGAACCAACCACTTATGTGACCGATGATGAGTTATCATTGCCGATAGATGAAGAAAATCCGGAACAACCAAAAGATGATGATATCTTTTAA
- a CDS encoding NAD-dependent malic enzyme — protein sequence MSDKSQRNHLYIPHSGPSLLETPLLNKGSAFTEKERKNFNLLGLLPPRYETIEEQVGRAYKQYKGFEDPLNKHIYLRAIQDNNETLFYRLLQAHIEEMMPIIYTPTVGDACESFSDIYRSSRGLFISYEERHLMDDILRNATKRKVKVIVVTDGERILGLGDQGIGGMGIPIGKLSLYTACGGISPAYTLPVMLDVGTNNPKLLNDPMYMGARHERINQEQYYEFVDMFICAARRRWPEVMIQFEDFAQPNAMPLLKKYREEVCCFNDDIQGTAAVTLGTILAACRVRGSKLSDMNIVFVGSGSAGCGIAEMLVQQMIFEGLTDVEARKHVFMIDRFGLLTEGMEGLRDFQRALQQPKEAIESWSYSGEYASLLDVVHCAKPDILIGVSGQPGLFSEQVVTAMAQNSKKPIIFPLSNPSRQVEARPEQVIEWTDGNVVIATGSPFKPVEYKGRVYPIAQCNNSYIFPGIGLGVIASKARIISDEMLMAASNALADASPMVNDPKGELLPPLTEIENLSRKIAFAVAKVAMEQGLALPIPDEMLMQRIEGDFWKPEYRPYKRVSI from the coding sequence ATGAGCGACAAGAGTCAGCGCAATCACCTATATATTCCCCACTCAGGGCCATCTTTACTTGAAACGCCTTTGCTGAACAAAGGCAGTGCATTCACTGAGAAAGAGCGCAAGAATTTTAATTTACTTGGCTTACTACCTCCACGATACGAAACAATTGAAGAACAAGTCGGCAGAGCCTATAAACAATACAAAGGTTTCGAGGATCCGCTTAATAAGCATATCTATTTACGTGCTATTCAAGATAATAACGAGACCTTGTTCTATCGTCTTCTGCAAGCGCACATTGAAGAAATGATGCCCATCATTTATACGCCTACAGTAGGTGATGCATGTGAGAGTTTCTCTGACATCTATCGCAGCTCTCGTGGGTTATTTATCAGCTACGAAGAACGTCATTTGATGGACGATATTTTACGCAATGCAACCAAACGCAAAGTAAAAGTCATCGTTGTGACGGATGGCGAGCGTATCTTAGGTTTAGGTGACCAAGGTATCGGCGGCATGGGTATCCCTATTGGTAAGCTTTCCTTATACACGGCGTGCGGCGGTATCAGCCCTGCTTACACCTTGCCCGTAATGCTAGATGTTGGGACCAACAATCCGAAATTACTCAATGACCCAATGTACATGGGTGCGCGGCATGAAAGAATAAACCAAGAGCAATACTATGAGTTTGTCGATATGTTTATTTGCGCAGCTCGCAGACGTTGGCCTGAAGTAATGATTCAATTTGAAGATTTTGCACAACCAAATGCGATGCCGTTATTGAAAAAATATCGTGAAGAAGTGTGCTGCTTTAATGATGATATCCAAGGTACTGCAGCGGTCACCTTAGGTACGATTTTAGCGGCCTGCCGTGTGCGTGGTTCTAAATTGTCGGATATGAATATTGTTTTTGTAGGGTCTGGCTCAGCTGGTTGCGGCATTGCTGAAATGCTTGTCCAACAAATGATATTTGAGGGCCTGACTGATGTAGAAGCGCGCAAACATGTATTTATGATTGATCGTTTTGGCCTGTTAACCGAAGGAATGGAAGGCTTACGCGATTTTCAGCGGGCTTTGCAACAGCCTAAAGAAGCGATTGAATCTTGGTCTTACAGCGGCGAATATGCTTCGCTGTTAGACGTTGTTCATTGTGCTAAGCCTGACATATTGATTGGGGTTTCTGGCCAACCGGGTCTATTTAGCGAACAGGTTGTAACCGCAATGGCACAAAATAGTAAGAAGCCTATTATTTTCCCGCTAAGCAACCCATCTCGTCAGGTCGAAGCAAGACCAGAGCAAGTGATTGAGTGGACCGACGGCAACGTTGTGATTGCAACTGGAAGTCCATTTAAACCTGTGGAATATAAAGGTCGTGTATATCCAATAGCACAGTGTAATAACAGCTACATATTCCCAGGTATTGGGCTAGGTGTTATTGCTTCTAAAGCACGTATTATTAGTGATGAAATGTTAATGGCCGCTAGTAACGCGCTCGCTGATGCTTCGCCGATGGTAAATGATCCTAAGGGTGAGTTACTGCCCCCTTTAACCGAAATTGAGAACTTGAGTCGAAAGATTGCATTTGCGGTTGCAAAAGTGGCGATGGAGCAGGGCTTAGCACTCCCTATTCCAGATGAAATGTTAATGCAGCGTATAGAGGGTGATTTCTGGAAGCCTGAGTACCGCCCTTATAAGCGCGTTAGCATCTAA
- the argA gene encoding amino-acid N-acetyltransferase: MALSDTESIRLFRSSAPYINAHRGKTFVIMFGGEAIEDPNFPRIIQDIALLNSLGVRLIIVHGARPQIDLRLQLRNKESMFRDGIRVTNKETLECVKDAAGSLRSQIEALLTMGLPNSPMHGSQIRVCSGNLVVARPLGVRNGVDFENTGLVRRIDVQGINDHLSDGSIVLLSPMGYSPTGEVFNLSHEDVATQAAIAMKADKIITLSERDGIFNQDGRLLRTIELNLIKKELALANIDAETTCLTAMIASVEAGVSRAHCINYHTDGALLKELFTRDGAGSLVLQNHYEQLRTATIDDVGGILKLIKPLEESGALVKRSRERLENEIDLFTVIVRDGMIIACAALYMYKSDACGELACVATHHDYRGGNRGERLLEEIRKKAILSGLERIFVLTTVTAHWFLEQGFAETTVDALPSAKKEMYNFTRNSKVFMLSLAPN, from the coding sequence ATGGCACTGTCTGATACTGAAAGTATTCGTCTATTTAGGAGCTCTGCTCCTTACATTAACGCACACCGAGGTAAAACCTTTGTGATCATGTTCGGTGGCGAAGCTATAGAGGACCCTAATTTTCCTAGGATCATTCAAGATATAGCCTTGTTAAATAGTCTTGGTGTCCGACTTATCATTGTGCATGGCGCTCGTCCTCAAATTGATCTTCGTTTGCAGCTCCGTAATAAGGAGTCGATGTTTAGAGACGGCATCAGGGTTACAAATAAAGAAACCTTAGAATGCGTTAAAGACGCTGCGGGCTCTTTGCGCAGCCAAATTGAAGCTTTACTGACGATGGGCTTGCCCAATTCGCCAATGCATGGTTCACAAATAAGGGTGTGTTCTGGTAATTTAGTGGTCGCGCGTCCATTAGGTGTGCGAAATGGTGTCGACTTTGAAAATACCGGTCTAGTTCGTCGTATCGATGTACAGGGCATTAATGATCATCTTTCCGATGGCTCAATTGTGCTGCTATCACCCATGGGATACTCACCCACTGGCGAAGTTTTTAACTTGTCACATGAAGACGTTGCGACCCAAGCAGCGATTGCCATGAAAGCGGACAAAATCATCACGCTTTCAGAGCGGGATGGCATTTTTAATCAGGATGGTAGATTGCTCAGAACGATTGAGTTAAATCTCATAAAGAAAGAGTTAGCACTTGCGAACATTGATGCAGAAACTACATGCTTAACCGCGATGATTGCGTCCGTGGAGGCAGGAGTAAGCCGCGCGCACTGCATCAATTATCATACTGATGGTGCGCTGCTGAAAGAACTATTTACTCGCGATGGTGCCGGTTCACTTGTATTACAGAATCACTATGAGCAGCTGAGAACGGCCACGATAGACGACGTTGGCGGTATTTTAAAGCTAATTAAACCCTTAGAAGAAAGCGGTGCTTTAGTGAAGCGTTCGCGAGAGCGCTTAGAAAATGAGATTGATTTATTTACCGTGATTGTCCGAGATGGAATGATTATCGCCTGCGCCGCTTTGTATATGTATAAGAGCGACGCTTGCGGAGAGTTAGCCTGCGTGGCAACCCATCACGACTATAGAGGCGGAAACAGAGGCGAGAGATTGCTAGAGGAGATCCGCAAAAAAGCTATTTTAAGTGGACTAGAGCGTATATTTGTTCTCACTACAGTCACGGCACATTGGTTTTTAGAGCAGGGCTTTGCAGAAACGACAGTGGACGCATTGCCCTCAGCCAAAAAAGAAATGTATAACTTTACGCGCAACAGCAAGGTGTTTATGTTGTCACTAGCGCCGAACTAA